The nucleotide sequence AGTTCTGTCAATTTTGTGTCAAAATCTGAAGCTAGCTTTCTCTGTACATCCTACTTCCTCAGCAAACCCCCAAAGTTCAATCATTCCCATCTTTTTCCATATCGACATGATCAAAAAAATTCAATACTCCCACCTCTATATACTTTCTTCTTCCCACTAGTTTCCATCATACCATTGTAGTACAATTTGATCGTAATACAAGAATGCTCCCCAATAGAGCCCGTATACAAATAATTCACATCTTAATAAATTTATCCAAAATATCATCCAATTGACAAAACCAAAAGTGGAAAAGCTTCAAATGTATAAACATTACCATAATGTGGGGTGAATTCTAGATAATGTTTGTTTCGTCTAGCCATAAACCAACACCACTTGCACTTAATGTAAATACAGCAACTAATTACatccaaaaaataataataataataaaagtcagATTTATAGATAACAAATAAATCGAGCAACTAACTGCATAAATTAAataatgctcataaatttaaaatttaggaatCATAATATATACAAAGTGGTAATAGCttggaaaaagaaaatagttGTACCAACAGTAGGAAACAAAATCGACGCAACCTTCATAACTATGACATTATGGAAATAGGCTTTGCATTGAAGTCGATCATATACTTATTTCTGCCACGTATTTTGATTGGACCcaagtaaaaccaaaaatcaagaACTAAAAAAGTCATATTTTCACACCTTTCCCCTATATAACTCCTTCCTATCTTCTTCCAATTGCTAGTTTTTTCTCATAATTCTTCTTACTTCCAATCCATTTCtttttttgaatatatatattaaacagtcaaatttatcaacaaaaagggaaagaaaatagtgaaagaaaaaaaaatggagtCCCAATACAAACCTAGCAACAACGAAGGAGTAGAGAGCAGTGCATATTTAACACATGGTGCAGAAAATGAAGTGGCAATGGCTAACAAGAGGAACTTTAGAGGTTGAGACTTTTTTCTGCGGGTTCTGACACTGACTCTCTGCCTAAACTCGAAACACACCACATATGGTAATTTGAAACAACAAAGGGCTTTACATAAATTTTATGTCGGAAACTAGGAGTGGTTGAGACTTCATCCTAGACTCAATTTTGAAATACAAATTGGAACATGCAAAAATAAGTGGTTTAAGACGATTTTGAGAGAACCCCACGAAGAGGACGGGGTGGGGGAATAAGTGTGATTAGGGTTCTAGATCGAATTTTAGGAAATAGGGCATTCCTCCGTTAGTAACTAACATTCAAATAAATGGATGGATGATTTTAGAACATTTTTTAACAGATAAGGGATGTATTTGACACATGGAAAAGAAGAGGGACTAAGTTGGGACTTCGTGTGAACTAGAGGGACgaaatcagattttttttttctcttatttttgtaAAACTTCGTGCTTTAATACCTCAATTTGGATCGGGAGGGAGAAACGGAGTGCGAGCAAGCGAGATCGCGACGGAGATCGATCTCCACCTCGTCGCCTTCGCGTTCCTCTCTCGTTCTCATTCCGCGTAAGCAAGCTGGATCCGTCGCAAGAGACGCCGTTGAAGGCACCGACGCCGGCGCCTGCGTCGGCGTCCAACGGTCTCATCCGGTACCGGTCGCCGTCCGCACCGGAACTCAGCCGCGAACCCGTGGATCTCGAGGCCAAGATGAAGAGAGCGCGGCAGGAGTCCATCCCCGACAAGATCCATCGATATCGCGCTGTCGTCCTCGCCGTGACGGTGCCCCTCTTCCTGCTCTCCTTGTTCCTGTTCCTCATGCCTCGCACTCCCACGACCATCGCCGTTGTCAGGACGAAGCAAAGGCCTGGAGGGTATGCGGGATCTAAGAGCTACGCTGTTATATTTGACGCTGGGAGTTCCGGGAGTCGGGTTCATGTCTACTGCTTCGATGAGAATTTGAATCTCATGCACATAGGGGACGAGTTGGAGCTCTTTGAACAAGTAATGAtcaaaatttctctttttttttttttatatatatcatgTGTTTTCTTTAATTTACTCGgcttttatttttctaagcatTTCAAGCATGAACTGATTGTTTCAGAGTTGAtttcgtaaaaaaaaaaaaattagatctgAGATTCGGGTTCTTGTCTTACGTGGATGCACAACATTATGAGAAAAAAATGCTGATGAATCAACTCTATGTTTCGACTCTGAACTTAACAAATAATGAAACAATTAAAAGTTAGAAAATAAGGCATTGAAATAGATTCAAGTATGAAGTAACCTTCAACATACAACTTTTTTGGATTAACTACTTTTTTCAAGAAGAAAAATTAGAAAGTAAGGGATTGTAGTATAAGTTACTAGTATGAGGCAACCTCCAACATACATCTTTTCTGGACTAATTACTTTTACTCGCAGAGAAAACCAGGTTTGAGTGCTTATGCTGAAGATCCTCAGCAGGCTGCAGATTCACTTGCTCCACTCTTGGAAAAAGCAGAGAGTGTTGTTCCGAAGGAATTGCGAAATAAAACACCTGTCAGAGTTGGGGTACTATTCGCTTCTTTCTACTATAGACAAtgcatcaaaattaaattatggaCTTACTTCTTTCAATAATGCTCTTGAAGGCTACTGCAGGTCTTAGAAATTTGGGAACTGAAACGTCAGAACGAATTTTGCAAGCGGTATAAATGCCAGCATTGTTCCTTATTAATACTAATGCTAATCAGAAAAAGATTTTCAATCCTTTAAATCTTAATGATAAGATTTGATTTACTTACATTAAAACTGTCTTCTTGAATTACTtgactaattttaaattttatgttgtCACTTTATTCTGGTTCATTTACACAGGTTAGAGAACTTCTTCAGCACAAAAGTTCACTTAAGTTCCAGCCAGATTGGGTGACTGTTCTTGATGGAACTCAGGAAGGTGCTTTTCAATGGGTATGCCTACTGCAACTTTATCTGTTTATCAAACTTTGTTTTCACAACGTTGTTCTGAGCAGAGATAGGCAGTATTATATCTTTTTGAAATTTCTCATGTTGGTTTCATGGACATGGCTTAGTGCTGCAATATATTTTGCAAAATTGGCAAGACACCTTTAACAGAGATTTATTGgacattctattttatttttatggtttTACATAGAAATAATAGATAAAgtgtcctttgtttttttttaattacactAGCTAACATTTTATTTGCAAACTAGATCTTTGAAAGTTGTGGATGTTTTACTGGCCTTGAGTGGCAATGCCCATTCTGGATATTACAATTATAGCTCATGACTTCATGGTAGACATGTTAAAGCTGTCAGACTAATTGTAATGCTTATATAGTTTTGCATTACTTGTTTTTCTGAAATATATGGAAAATTGtttgaaatatatataaatttgatatTTACAGTTCATTTAGTTGTGTTGAAAATATGCAGGTTGGAGGGGAAGTGATATAAAAGATATACAGATAATAGAGCTCCATTTGATATACAAATACTAGAGCTCCATATGCAATTTTATTATTCTTTGTCTCCCTCACCCTTACTTTATTATTCTTTCTGCCCAAGTAAATGGACCCTTAATTACCTTCTTGTACGTTTTTACTTATCTTACTCTTCAATCTACATCTAGGATTATGTAAGATATTGTAGTGTCAAAAGCTTCAACTGACGTggattttttaattttctatattTGGAGTGTCTATCCAAAAATAATTACAGATTAACTATAAATATTGAACAGGTCCTTGTCTGCTAGCTTTCTCATTTCATAATTATATAGTTTAATGGTAAGTATAGATTTGAATTAACAAGATATTAAATAGTTATCTAGTATTTAACTACTCAAACATGTAACTTTCTTTCATTCTATTACCTCAAATTTTCTTGTATTCTATCTTATAGCATGTTTGACATTACCAACTCCTAGTCATACAAGGTCAACATTGTTGATGCCTTGACTTCCATCTAATATTGTTCTCCTATTTGACACATATGGTTTTTTTATGTCTTACAAAAGAAATGATTTTTTTAGGTGACAATTAATTATCTATTAGGAAGACTTGGAAAATCTTATGCAAATACAGTTGGAGTAGTTGACTTAGGAGGTGGGTCTGTTCAAATGGCTTATGCCATTTCAGAAGGCGACGATGAAAAGGCTCCAAAAGTCTTGAATGGAGAGGATTCGTACGTACAGAAATTGTTTCTTAAAGGAACTCAATACTACTTGTATGTCCACAGGTATGGCTATTTCTTTTAATTGTCAGAATTGATTTTCTCTGTGATGTTACAGAGTTAAATCAGTGATGATTCTGAACTAATTGTGCATTTAAAATCTTAGGTCGTCATAGTTGTGTTGTAGGCTAAATTAACTCAATGTCTTCCTTGCAGTTATCTGCACTTTGGTCTATTAGCAGCTCGTGCTGAGATTCTGAAAGTCACTGATGAGGGCAACAACTGCATATTGGGTGGCTACCATGGTATATTATATACTCATAATTAACATTGTATATTCTAGTCTGTTTATTCTTCTTTTTCCTCCACTTATATTTTGGAAGTAATTTAAtggttattttaaaaataatttccacaGCTAGAATAGCTAACCTTGGACTTGGAGCATCATAATACATTATTTTGAAGCATTTTTTCTACTTGTCTTCTATGTTTTCCATTGAGCAAAGCACAATCCAGTAAACTATTTTTGCCATGACATGTTTCCTCTCAATCATAGGAAAGACCATGTTACTTTTGCACTCTCCcgttattataaattattttaaaactcatgaATGGGGCTTCATTGTGAATACCACTTCTACGTTTGAATtctgaagattttttttttttagtagagACAGCTATACAAGACATTGTTAAATAGCAAACAATGTTACATGTGTTTTGTATGGGAAAATATTCTGGTAGGAAGTTGCTCGTATTTTTAGCTAGTACATATACCTATTGTGTAGGTTGCGAAGAATCCTACCTGTATCATTTATCAGTTTAAACTAGTAGACACATGTAAGGAACATAGGTGATTATCACATCTCATCATCACCAAGAAAGCCAAAGTTAGCTGTTCAATTCATTAAGCTGGTCAGTATATTCATGTCCATATTTGTCTACATGATTCCTATCTCTTACATGATCTACTAAACATTAACCAACCTACGACCTGAATTTCCATAGCCTATACTGTATTATAAACCAATTGATGCTGGATGTTTTATTGGATTAACAATCCTTCTGCAGAATGTGAATGTGTGATTCACATAAAGCTATAATTTGAGATTATTTTGGTTGTGGATTTTGTACTCGGATTTGCAGTTTGACAACTTGTCATAATTAAGCCACCAAAACTGGAAAATCATATCCATTGATAAGCTATATAAACTTGTCACATTGATAACTTCTCCATGGTTAGTAGATCTTCAGTAGCCTAAGCCCTTTTTATCACATCTAGACAAGTTCCATTTTTTGTCACTTTAAAGGGTCATACAAATATGGTGATAAGACATACAAAGCATCTGCCTCATCGTCCGGTGCCAGCTTTTCCAAATGCAAGGACGATGCAATTAAGGCTCTTAGGAACAATGAACCAGCCTGCACGCACATGAAGTGTACATTTGGTGGCATCTGGAATGGTGGAGGTGGAGATGGGCAGAAAAATTTATTTGTAGCATCTTTCTTCTTTGACCGTGCTGCCGAGGTAACACTCTTACACAATGTTTTTCTTACAACTCAAATGTATACACGGCTGGTCCTCCACAAGTTCATATCTTCGTCTCGTCCTCATCAGGTTGGTTTTATAGATCGCGACAAGCCAATGAGTAATGTTAAACCTGCAGACTTCGAGGAGGCCGCAATGCGTGCTTGCCAGTTGAACGTTGAGGATGCAAAGGCAGCCTTTCCTCTTGTTCAAGCGGACAACCTTCCCTACCTGTGCATGGATCTCGCCTACCAGTACGCCTTACTAGTAGATGGGTTTGGTACGTGCATTTAACAGCCATGGGTAATTGTTGTTTCGTAATGGTTCCGCAATATGTTCTCAACTCCTATTTTTTATTACCGCAGCCATAGATGCACAGCAAGATATTACACTGGTTAAGCAGGTGCCATACGGTGATGCCTCAGTTGAGGCGGCATGGCCGCTCGGCAGTGCTATCGAAGtagcttcatcatcatcatcataagctTTTGGgataatttcaagtaaattctTGACCTCATATTGCAGGAAGGAGTATTGGGGATATAAATCACATtctttttttgtatttttatttttgcattAAGCTTCATTAGCTTATGATGGCGACTTAATAAAAGATATACAGAGCTTCGGTTTATAGATTTTCATGTTCAACTATCGCATTCAAATTGTATGAATTTTATTGTTGATTTGCCATTAACGAGCCCATTCACGTACACCGATCTGTTGATGTACTTCGTCTTTTAGATGTTGACAGAAATTGttggagcttctcttcctagttgcTAGTCAagttgcttgtatgttagggtccGTTTACTTGAGAGGAAGGGGACTTATGTTTGTGAATTTAAATTTCTCTGCGAAATTTTTTCACTAAAAAATTATTCGTCAAGTCCTCCCTCATCGATGATAGTAAACACAACCCCATAAGGGAATGATACTACTACAAACTCCGACACGTGTTCTTTCTGGAAGACCTTTTCACGTCAACAACTCGATGGGGAAAGATTAAACCAACAAAATTCACATTTCTCACACACTACACGCGTCATACACCTTTCGGTTCATCGAACCAATTTAAAGCCACCTATGAACATTCTGATTCAATGAACCAATGCAATCCCAAACCAAATCGAACCGGGCGGCCATGCTCACGTCGCGGTCAAAAATCTCCGACACCAGTTAGTCGCGTCACGTGGTTCACGTGAGCGTTCCAGATCGCCAGCTCGGCGTGGAATCTTTTGCAGATAGAGGTCCGCCGAACCAGCGGTCCACTTCCACCACGTGTCTCGGTTGGTCCACCTGCGGTTGGTCGACCTTGGATTATGCACTCCATGACATCAGCATGATAGCGACACGTTCAACGTATCCATACCTGTTTTGACTGCTGAACCGAACAGGCCTTTGACGGTTTGACCCTTCCGATTCGGCACGTTTGCAACGAAGCTTCCTTCCCTTCTTCCTCCCATTCGCCACGTGGCGCTTTCTTGAGCCGCAAGATCCACGTTCCAACGCCACTAGATTTCGCTCTCGTTGCCGCTTTATATCTACTCCGCTCTCGCCTGCTTCATTCGCCGTCAAATTCAgcggaaaaaaaaagagaggggAGAACCGGAGAAGCTTAGAGACTTCGATTAAGAGAAGAAATGGGAGTGGTGGCGAGGAGGAGAGACGCGGAGGCGGAACTGAACCTGCCGCCGGGGTTCCGCTTCCACCCGACGGACGAGGAGCTCGTCGTGCACTACCTCTGCAGGAAGACAGCCAGCCAGCGACTGCCAGTGCCGATCATCGCGGAGGTCGACCTCTATAAGTACAACCCGTGGGATCTTCCAGGTAGGAGCTCAATTAAAAATCCC is from Zingiber officinale cultivar Zhangliang chromosome 7B, Zo_v1.1, whole genome shotgun sequence and encodes:
- the LOC122006798 gene encoding probable apyrase 1; translated protein: MKRARQESIPDKIHRYRAVVLAVTVPLFLLSLFLFLMPRTPTTIAVVRTKQRPGGYAGSKSYAVIFDAGSSGSRVHVYCFDENLNLMHIGDELELFEQRKPGLSAYAEDPQQAADSLAPLLEKAESVVPKELRNKTPVRVGATAGLRNLGTETSERILQAVRELLQHKSSLKFQPDWVTVLDGTQEGAFQWVTINYLLGRLGKSYANTVGVVDLGGGSVQMAYAISEGDDEKAPKVLNGEDSYVQKLFLKGTQYYLYVHSYLHFGLLAARAEILKVTDEGNNCILGGYHGSYKYGDKTYKASASSSGASFSKCKDDAIKALRNNEPACTHMKCTFGGIWNGGGGDGQKNLFVASFFFDRAAEVGFIDRDKPMSNVKPADFEEAAMRACQLNVEDAKAAFPLVQADNLPYLCMDLAYQYALLVDGFAIDAQQDITLVKQVPYGDASVEAAWPLGSAIEVASSSSS